A genomic region of Jeotgalibaca ciconiae contains the following coding sequences:
- a CDS encoding ABC transporter ATP-binding protein codes for MSLLEVTDLTKNFGGLAALSNVDFRLEENELVGLIGPNGAGKTTFFNLLTGVYVPSEGDIILETNGEKTKLNGKKPFKITDLGLARTFQNIRLFKDLSVMDNVLIAFHSKKGVGTFHSILRTPKFYQNEEELRKEAIELLRIFRLDGKLETLARNLPYGEQRRLEIVRALATQPKILFLDEPAAGMNPQETAELTQLIRQIQQQFKITVVLIEHDMSLVMNVCERIYCLEYGRLIAQGTPEEIQKNPAVIKAYLGGD; via the coding sequence ATGAGTCTATTAGAAGTAACAGATCTAACAAAAAACTTTGGTGGTCTTGCAGCTCTTTCGAATGTTGATTTCCGTCTAGAGGAAAACGAATTAGTCGGTCTTATCGGTCCGAACGGTGCTGGCAAAACGACATTTTTTAACCTTCTTACAGGTGTATACGTCCCTTCTGAAGGAGATATCATTTTAGAAACAAATGGTGAAAAAACAAAACTGAATGGAAAAAAACCATTCAAAATTACCGATTTAGGGTTGGCTCGTACATTTCAGAATATTCGCCTTTTTAAAGATTTGTCCGTGATGGATAATGTTTTGATTGCTTTTCACAGTAAAAAAGGAGTGGGAACATTCCATAGTATCTTACGAACACCGAAATTTTATCAAAATGAAGAAGAGTTAAGAAAAGAAGCAATTGAATTGCTTAGGATTTTTCGATTAGATGGAAAATTGGAAACATTAGCTCGTAACTTACCATATGGCGAACAACGTCGCTTGGAGATTGTTCGTGCTTTAGCGACACAACCGAAAATCCTCTTTTTAGATGAACCTGCTGCTGGGATGAATCCACAAGAAACAGCTGAATTAACACAGTTAATTCGTCAGATTCAGCAGCAATTTAAAATCACGGTAGTTTTAATTGAGCATGATATGTCACTGGTTATGAATGTGTGCGAACGGATTTATTGTTTGGAATACGGGCGTTTGATAGCTCAAGGAACACCAGAAGAAATTCAAAAAAATCCAGCTGTTATTAAAGCTTACTTAGGAGGAGACTAA
- a CDS encoding ABC transporter ATP-binding protein, which translates to MSYISLKNISKYYQMGETTIIANDKISFDIHKGEFVVILGPSGAGKSTVLNILGGMDTANEGEIIIENTDIATFSEKELTTYRRLDVGFIFQFYNLVPNLTAKENVELASQISGQALEAEEVLRAVGLGERMNNFPAQLSGGEQQRVAIARAIAKQPKLLLCDEPTGALDYETGKQILRLLQETCEKTGTTVIVITHNQAIAPMADRIIEINNAKVRAIHENKNPKAVSEIEW; encoded by the coding sequence ATGTCCTACATATCTTTAAAAAATATAAGCAAGTACTACCAAATGGGAGAAACAACCATTATAGCAAATGATAAGATTAGCTTTGATATTCATAAAGGTGAGTTTGTTGTGATACTGGGTCCTTCCGGAGCAGGGAAATCCACAGTTCTAAATATACTGGGTGGAATGGACACTGCAAACGAAGGAGAAATCATAATTGAAAATACTGATATTGCAACTTTTTCGGAAAAAGAACTCACTACATACCGCCGTCTTGATGTCGGCTTTATTTTTCAATTCTATAATTTGGTTCCCAATCTAACCGCCAAAGAAAATGTTGAATTAGCATCTCAAATTTCTGGACAAGCCTTAGAAGCAGAAGAAGTTTTGAGAGCAGTAGGACTTGGAGAGCGAATGAACAATTTCCCTGCACAATTATCTGGTGGTGAACAGCAGCGGGTTGCAATTGCACGAGCGATTGCCAAGCAACCGAAGTTACTTCTTTGCGATGAGCCTACTGGTGCGCTGGATTATGAAACAGGAAAGCAAATTTTGCGTTTGCTGCAAGAAACTTGTGAGAAGACGGGAACTACTGTTATTGTCATTACTCATAATCAAGCAATTGCTCCAATGGCGGACCGGATCATTGAAATTAATAATGCAAAAGTACGTGCAATTCATGAGAATAAAAATCCAAAAGCTGTTTCAGAAATAGAATGGTAA
- a CDS encoding ABC transporter substrate-binding protein produces MKKKFWLGLASVALLAACGNGAETDSSNGGAGEGAVIGGNFELSGGASAYGTPMDQGVKLAVENINEAGGVLGEDVSYKSYDNKSEPQEAASVATRLATEDNVSAIIGPATTGDANAQTPAVTRAGVPAILPAATGDDVTMDGETVWEYIFRVCFQDSFQGEVLANFAQNNLEATKAVIIVDNSTDYGVGLAEAFKDVFTGDIVKEENFTTGQTDFQAILTNIRNEDFDVIFIPGYYEEAGLVIKQAREMGIEQPILGPDGFANSILVELAGEQNVNNVYYTGHFTPNSEEPKVQEFLAQYEEKYGTAADSFAALAYDAANLLFEAMEVAGSTDPQAVTDALPTITGFEGITGTFSLDENHNPIKNTFVIELQGGVEVANTIVEP; encoded by the coding sequence ATGAAGAAAAAATTTTGGTTGGGTCTAGCGTCGGTAGCATTGTTGGCTGCCTGTGGAAATGGTGCAGAAACTGATTCAAGTAACGGTGGAGCAGGTGAAGGCGCAGTTATTGGTGGAAACTTTGAATTGTCTGGTGGAGCGAGTGCTTACGGTACCCCAATGGATCAAGGAGTGAAATTGGCGGTTGAAAATATAAATGAAGCAGGCGGAGTATTGGGAGAAGATGTAAGTTATAAAAGTTATGACAACAAATCCGAACCTCAAGAAGCAGCCAGTGTTGCGACGCGTTTAGCAACAGAAGACAATGTATCAGCGATTATCGGACCTGCAACCACAGGTGATGCAAACGCACAAACACCTGCTGTAACAAGAGCAGGCGTACCGGCAATTTTACCAGCTGCGACTGGTGATGATGTAACAATGGACGGTGAAACAGTATGGGAGTATATCTTCCGTGTATGTTTCCAAGATTCATTCCAAGGAGAAGTATTGGCGAACTTTGCTCAAAATAACCTAGAAGCTACAAAAGCGGTAATTATCGTAGATAACTCTACTGATTATGGTGTAGGTTTAGCAGAAGCCTTTAAAGATGTCTTTACAGGAGATATCGTTAAGGAAGAGAACTTTACTACTGGACAAACGGACTTCCAAGCAATTTTGACAAATATCCGTAATGAAGATTTTGATGTTATTTTTATCCCAGGTTACTATGAAGAAGCTGGTTTGGTGATCAAACAAGCACGTGAAATGGGAATTGAACAACCAATTCTTGGACCGGATGGTTTTGCAAACTCAATCTTGGTTGAACTTGCTGGTGAACAAAACGTAAATAATGTTTATTACACAGGACACTTTACTCCAAACAGTGAAGAACCAAAAGTGCAAGAATTCCTAGCGCAATACGAAGAAAAGTACGGAACAGCGGCAGACTCGTTTGCAGCACTTGCATATGACGCAGCAAACCTTCTGTTTGAAGCGATGGAAGTAGCAGGATCTACTGATCCTCAAGCTGTAACAGATGCACTTCCAACGATTACTGGTTTTGAAGGAATTACAGGGACATTCTCCTTAGATGAGAACCATAACCCAATTAAGAATACATTTGTTATTGAGTTGCAAGGTGGCGTTGAAGTAGCGAACACAATTGTAGAACCATAA
- a CDS encoding branched-chain amino acid ABC transporter permease translates to MESFIQQMINGVSLGSIYALIALGYTMVYGIIKLINFAHGEIYMVGAYVGYGLIRNVGLGLIPALVLSMLFCAILGVVIEKIAYKPLRGATRIATLITAIGVSYLLQNLMIYFMGAESRAFPTALENKVFRFGGVSINNQQIMIILTTIFLMVALQVIIKYTKMGKAMRAVSTDMDAAQLMGINVDNVISFTFILGSALAGAAGVLVGIYYNSINPLMGVTPGLKAFVAAVFGGIGIVPGAMVGGYLIGLIETIVSAYGGSMYKDAVVYLILIIILIVKPSGIFGKNTKEKV, encoded by the coding sequence ATGGAAAGCTTTATCCAGCAGATGATAAATGGAGTCTCACTGGGAAGCATCTATGCGCTGATCGCACTAGGGTATACGATGGTATACGGAATCATCAAGTTGATTAACTTCGCCCACGGAGAGATTTATATGGTTGGTGCTTATGTCGGATATGGCCTGATTCGTAATGTAGGTCTTGGTTTAATTCCAGCACTTGTTCTATCTATGTTGTTTTGTGCAATCTTAGGGGTAGTTATTGAAAAAATTGCCTATAAACCACTACGAGGAGCTACTAGAATAGCAACATTGATTACAGCAATTGGTGTTTCGTATTTGCTGCAAAACTTGATGATTTATTTCATGGGAGCAGAAAGTAGGGCATTTCCTACTGCGCTGGAAAATAAGGTATTCCGTTTTGGAGGAGTATCAATTAATAATCAACAAATTATGATTATTCTCACAACAATCTTTTTGATGGTTGCTCTACAGGTCATCATCAAATATACAAAAATGGGAAAAGCCATGCGTGCGGTTAGTACTGATATGGATGCTGCTCAATTAATGGGAATCAACGTTGACAATGTCATTTCTTTTACCTTTATTCTAGGTTCTGCTTTAGCGGGTGCGGCAGGTGTATTAGTAGGGATTTACTATAACTCGATTAATCCGCTCATGGGCGTAACGCCAGGACTGAAGGCATTCGTTGCAGCTGTATTTGGTGGAATTGGTATCGTCCCAGGTGCAATGGTTGGCGGCTACTTGATTGGACTTATTGAAACAATAGTTAGCGCATATGGCGGTTCGATGTATAAAGATGCGGTTGTTTACTTGATTCTGATTATTATCCTAATCGTTAAACCATCCGGAATCTTTGGCAAGAACACAAAAGAGAAAGTGTAG
- a CDS encoding BaiN/RdsA family NAD(P)/FAD-dependent oxidoreductase, translating into MKKQVIVIGGGSSGLMAACTAAEFGASVTLIEKNKNLGKKLILTGGGRCNVTNNRSEEEIIAHIPGNGRFLHSAFNQFNQFDIMNYFTSRGVALKEEDHGRMFPVTDKARTILETFIEELKNQNVTVRTNAIVEKILFSENHEVTGVKLDTGEELPADSIVLATGGKSLPRTGSTGDGYRFAKKAGHTITELYPTEAPITSPETFISERILKGLSLRNVALSVLNKKGKKVTTHQMDMIFTHFGVSGPAALRCSMFIHQTKKRDKTDVVTMSLDLFPDKSLAQVEQQMNRLIKDAPDKSVKNGWKDLMPERYLLFGLEKCEIDANQTLKSLTPKEIQAFAAFCKAFNFQADGTHPLDKAFVTGGGVSTKEVNPKTMESKMTKGLYFCGELLDYNGYTGGYNITGAFVTGHTAGYHAAIESK; encoded by the coding sequence ATGAAAAAACAAGTGATTGTTATTGGAGGCGGATCAAGTGGTTTAATGGCTGCTTGTACAGCAGCAGAATTCGGTGCTTCCGTTACTTTAATTGAGAAAAATAAAAATTTAGGCAAAAAATTGATTCTTACAGGCGGAGGCCGATGCAACGTTACGAATAACCGTTCAGAAGAAGAAATTATTGCTCATATTCCTGGAAACGGTCGATTTCTTCATAGTGCTTTTAATCAGTTTAATCAATTTGATATTATGAACTATTTTACTTCTCGTGGAGTTGCCTTAAAAGAAGAAGATCACGGAAGGATGTTCCCTGTTACAGATAAAGCACGTACCATTCTCGAAACTTTTATAGAAGAACTAAAGAATCAAAATGTAACAGTTCGTACGAATGCTATAGTGGAAAAAATACTCTTTTCAGAGAATCATGAAGTCACAGGAGTAAAACTGGATACAGGAGAAGAATTGCCCGCTGACAGCATCGTTTTAGCAACTGGTGGGAAGTCACTTCCTCGAACGGGTTCAACTGGTGATGGCTATCGCTTTGCTAAAAAAGCTGGCCATACGATTACTGAATTATATCCTACTGAAGCTCCTATTACTTCACCTGAAACATTTATCAGTGAGCGAATACTAAAAGGCTTGTCTCTACGCAATGTTGCCCTTAGTGTATTAAATAAAAAAGGAAAGAAAGTTACTACTCATCAAATGGACATGATTTTTACACATTTTGGTGTTTCTGGTCCAGCTGCCCTTCGCTGTTCAATGTTTATTCATCAAACAAAGAAGAGAGATAAAACAGATGTGGTAACCATGTCACTCGATCTTTTCCCAGACAAAAGTCTTGCACAAGTTGAACAACAAATGAACAGATTGATAAAAGATGCTCCTGATAAGAGTGTAAAGAACGGCTGGAAAGATCTGATGCCTGAACGTTACTTGCTATTTGGTTTAGAGAAATGTGAGATTGATGCAAATCAGACATTAAAATCTCTTACACCAAAAGAAATCCAAGCCTTTGCTGCTTTTTGTAAAGCTTTTAATTTCCAAGCGGACGGCACACATCCTTTAGACAAAGCGTTTGTTACCGGTGGTGGAGTCTCTACAAAGGAAGTCAATCCTAAGACTATGGAAAGCAAAATGACAAAAGGTCTCTACTTTTGCGGTGAATTGTTAGACTATAATGGCTATACTGGCGGTTATAATATTACCGGCGCGTTCGTGACCGGACATACTGCTGGATATCATGCAGCTATAGAGAGCAAATAA
- a CDS encoding nitroreductase family protein, translating to MEFEKVLIQNHPCERFMDVKLTNAQIESVVKAGQSAPILDDLRENFHIAVIRSERALHLLRDSKKEIPEDLVEEMTAGGPVYFIVSVKDHKLAKESIYLYAGIIMGNMQLQATSIFLGYNFASEQKKVELIDTLELKEKLGIPAEFEPVQILKVGYTEEDIKNRKISHGEVFTKIIS from the coding sequence ATGGAATTTGAAAAAGTACTTATCCAAAATCACCCATGTGAGCGCTTTATGGATGTAAAATTAACAAATGCACAAATTGAGAGTGTTGTAAAAGCTGGTCAATCAGCACCAATTTTAGATGATTTACGTGAAAATTTTCATATTGCTGTAATACGAAGTGAACGTGCATTACATCTATTAAGAGATTCAAAAAAAGAAATTCCAGAAGATTTAGTAGAAGAAATGACTGCTGGAGGACCTGTCTATTTTATTGTATCGGTAAAAGATCACAAATTAGCGAAAGAATCAATCTATCTATATGCGGGGATAATTATGGGAAATATGCAGCTACAAGCAACAAGTATTTTCTTGGGATATAATTTCGCTTCTGAGCAAAAGAAAGTCGAACTCATTGACACGCTCGAGTTAAAAGAAAAACTAGGGATTCCAGCAGAATTTGAACCGGTTCAAATCTTAAAAGTTGGTTATACAGAAGAAGATATCAAAAATCGTAAAATTTCTCATGGAGAGGTATTTACAAAAATAATTAGTTGA
- a CDS encoding FtsX-like permease family protein: MKKKALWKDVWKEISNNKARFLALFAIIALGVGFYGGISAAGPDMLAIADKYFHEHKLFDLKVLSTYGIVSDDLKALEEVDDLIIEPTKTIDVALQDEAYLLRLYPYEAAETSINDFSIVRGRLPNKKGEIALDAGRGFENSFKIGDAVKFDFQSQSENDSEEESIELVEQVYTIVGFVDSPLYIENLSRGNTQVGKGTLDGFGVVSKEDIIGEIYSEVNIQFEENKNLTAYSEEYEEYVDEKADEIEVTLNGRPLERINEIRSEARKEIFDAERELEDAKKQLQEAEQELQKARAELDEGTQTYNENKAVFDQEITEAEAEIAKQQEQIDAGWAEYQEGLASWRANARTYADAKVAWEIQREELLQQLDSAVSLEALAEKPIPTPEGEELGKQIQKLFDGEREIEQARKQLEAHGRTLQEQEQQLNEAQQKLNDDKERAIVLEQEAEELVNLIALQKEILIGKQEQLAYVKQAIQVPFEDLTDEEKAQMVNVISEQGDITQLYQPFLAYLNGEVDKDGIPVEQEENAQNSVKEAVANQEAELSSIQTTIEELRISDREAELLEQGQILVNAQKLYGEGSKEIEQSASELARAKNILQNKIQSAMQNIQSQVAIADRQFSEQGEALEIARAELEAARNELQNGQAQLDRGYEELNTERDTGTAALAEAWEELQAGEEEYASGLQEFGEERTEAEEEIMKGEQELSDAKNEIAALDEPIYFVQDRTVNPGYQSYRDNANRISAIASIFPVFFFLIAALVSFTTMTRMVDEQRQQMGTLKGLGYGSLDIAKKFIVYAAAACFGGTIVGLLIGYHLFPTVIFMAYSTLYRLPDIEIHYYFSYGLISLVVAILCTIGPAAVTAYKELKESPASLMRPKAPKSGKRVLLERIPFVWDRLGFNGKITVRNLVRYKLRNSMTIIGVAGSTALILTGFAITNSISGLANTQFNEVTMYDAVVALEENISEEDRNEYIELIDSYDEIENHLFTFQTSYKTDRAGISIQDVTVFVPENTEIFSDFVNLQERETADKYSLTDEGAIITEKLAALMELEPGDELTIRDDQAMTYRIPIQAIAENYTGHYLYMTPGLYERTFSENYLPNTDLLIFNESGNWERTFAEEAMNAAQVMLVTFMDVIDAQFTDTLSILDLVTVILIISAAALAFIVLYNLTNVNVSERIRELSTIKVLGFYHMEVSMYIYRETFILTLIGVFVGFGLGNILATVILKMVEVDFMLFPTTILLSSYFYSSILTILFSVIVMVIMHYKLKQVDMIEALKSVE; encoded by the coding sequence ATGAAGAAGAAGGCACTCTGGAAAGACGTTTGGAAGGAAATTTCGAATAATAAAGCTCGGTTCTTAGCACTTTTTGCGATTATTGCACTTGGAGTCGGTTTTTATGGAGGTATAAGCGCTGCTGGTCCTGATATGTTGGCAATTGCAGATAAATACTTCCATGAACATAAGCTCTTTGACTTAAAGGTACTGTCTACCTATGGTATCGTTTCGGATGATTTAAAAGCGTTGGAGGAAGTAGACGATTTAATTATTGAACCCACAAAAACAATCGATGTCGCTTTACAGGATGAAGCCTACTTATTACGTCTGTATCCCTATGAGGCTGCTGAGACCTCTATAAACGACTTTTCGATTGTAAGAGGGCGTTTGCCGAATAAAAAAGGAGAAATCGCTCTGGATGCCGGTCGAGGCTTTGAGAACAGTTTTAAGATCGGTGATGCTGTCAAGTTTGATTTTCAGTCCCAAAGTGAAAATGATTCTGAGGAAGAAAGTATTGAACTAGTGGAACAAGTTTATACAATCGTTGGATTTGTAGATTCACCTCTCTATATTGAAAACTTGTCTCGCGGGAACACTCAAGTTGGAAAAGGAACATTAGACGGTTTCGGAGTTGTTTCTAAAGAAGATATCATTGGTGAGATTTATTCAGAAGTGAATATTCAATTTGAAGAAAATAAAAATCTAACGGCATATTCAGAAGAATACGAAGAGTACGTAGATGAAAAAGCAGATGAAATTGAAGTGACGTTAAATGGACGTCCGCTAGAAAGAATTAATGAAATTCGCTCGGAAGCGAGAAAAGAAATTTTTGATGCTGAAAGAGAACTGGAAGATGCGAAAAAACAGTTACAAGAAGCTGAACAAGAACTGCAGAAGGCTCGTGCTGAGCTGGACGAAGGAACTCAAACTTATAATGAGAATAAGGCAGTCTTTGACCAAGAAATCACAGAAGCAGAAGCTGAAATTGCCAAACAACAGGAACAGATTGATGCTGGCTGGGCAGAATACCAAGAAGGATTAGCAAGTTGGAGAGCGAATGCTCGAACTTATGCTGACGCGAAGGTAGCATGGGAAATCCAAAGAGAAGAATTATTACAACAGCTTGACTCAGCCGTATCACTAGAGGCTCTCGCTGAAAAACCGATTCCAACACCAGAAGGCGAAGAATTAGGGAAACAAATTCAGAAGCTGTTTGATGGAGAGAGAGAAATTGAACAGGCGAGGAAGCAGTTAGAAGCTCATGGCAGAACATTACAAGAACAAGAACAGCAATTAAACGAAGCACAACAGAAATTGAATGACGATAAAGAGCGTGCGATTGTATTAGAACAAGAAGCGGAAGAACTTGTCAATTTAATCGCATTACAAAAAGAAATTTTGATTGGTAAACAAGAACAATTAGCCTATGTCAAACAGGCGATCCAAGTACCTTTTGAAGATTTGACAGATGAAGAGAAAGCACAAATGGTTAATGTAATTAGCGAACAAGGAGATATAACACAGCTTTATCAGCCATTTTTAGCTTATTTAAATGGAGAAGTTGATAAAGATGGAATTCCTGTTGAGCAAGAAGAGAATGCTCAAAATAGTGTCAAGGAAGCAGTTGCCAATCAAGAAGCAGAACTCAGCAGCATACAGACTACTATAGAAGAGCTCCGAATTAGTGATCGGGAAGCAGAATTACTTGAACAAGGACAGATTTTAGTAAATGCTCAAAAGTTGTATGGCGAAGGATCCAAAGAGATTGAACAGAGTGCCAGTGAATTAGCTCGTGCGAAAAATATTTTGCAAAATAAAATACAGTCTGCCATGCAAAATATTCAGAGTCAAGTTGCCATTGCTGATCGCCAATTTTCAGAACAAGGAGAAGCTTTAGAAATTGCTCGAGCGGAACTGGAAGCAGCTCGAAACGAGCTTCAGAATGGGCAAGCTCAATTGGATCGAGGGTATGAAGAATTAAATACGGAACGAGATACGGGGACTGCTGCCTTGGCAGAGGCATGGGAAGAACTCCAAGCAGGCGAAGAAGAGTATGCATCCGGTCTTCAAGAATTTGGAGAAGAAAGAACAGAAGCGGAAGAAGAAATTATGAAAGGAGAACAAGAGTTATCAGATGCTAAAAATGAAATAGCCGCTCTAGATGAACCCATCTATTTCGTTCAAGATCGGACAGTTAATCCTGGTTACCAAAGTTATCGCGATAATGCCAATCGAATTTCAGCGATTGCCTCTATTTTCCCAGTATTTTTCTTTTTAATTGCTGCGTTAGTGAGTTTTACTACGATGACGAGAATGGTGGATGAACAGCGCCAACAAATGGGAACTCTGAAAGGACTTGGATACGGCAGCCTTGATATTGCCAAGAAATTTATCGTATACGCTGCAGCAGCTTGTTTCGGCGGTACAATTGTAGGACTTTTGATTGGTTACCATTTATTCCCAACGGTAATTTTTATGGCTTACAGTACTTTATATCGATTACCTGACATAGAAATTCACTACTATTTCTCATATGGCCTTATTTCGTTAGTCGTAGCAATCCTTTGCACGATTGGGCCAGCTGCAGTGACAGCATACAAAGAGTTGAAAGAAAGTCCAGCATCTTTAATGCGCCCTAAAGCTCCTAAAAGCGGAAAACGAGTTTTATTAGAACGAATCCCATTTGTTTGGGACCGCCTAGGCTTTAACGGAAAAATTACTGTCCGTAATTTAGTGCGTTATAAATTACGAAACTCTATGACGATTATTGGAGTTGCAGGAAGCACCGCTCTAATATTGACTGGCTTTGCGATTACTAACTCCATTTCAGGACTTGCGAATACGCAATTTAATGAAGTAACCATGTATGATGCTGTCGTTGCTTTGGAAGAGAATATTTCCGAAGAAGATAGGAATGAATACATTGAACTGATTGATTCCTATGATGAAATTGAAAATCATTTGTTTACATTCCAGACATCCTATAAAACAGATAGAGCGGGAATCAGTATCCAAGATGTCACTGTATTTGTCCCAGAGAATACGGAAATTTTTTCTGATTTTGTTAATTTACAGGAAAGAGAAACAGCTGATAAGTATTCTCTAACGGATGAAGGGGCAATTATTACTGAAAAACTAGCAGCGTTGATGGAATTAGAGCCGGGCGATGAATTGACAATCCGCGATGATCAAGCAATGACGTATCGAATTCCTATTCAAGCGATTGCGGAGAACTATACAGGTCACTACCTATATATGACTCCTGGCTTATACGAGAGAACTTTTTCTGAAAACTACCTGCCGAACACTGATTTGCTTATCTTTAATGAGTCAGGTAATTGGGAAAGAACATTTGCAGAAGAGGCGATGAATGCAGCACAAGTAATGTTGGTTACTTTTATGGATGTAATTGATGCTCAATTCACTGATACCTTAAGTATTTTAGATTTAGTAACCGTTATTCTCATCATTTCTGCAGCAGCGTTGGCGTTTATTGTTCTATATAACTTAACAAACGTGAATGTGTCCGAACGAATTAGGGAACTTTCTACTATCAAAGTGCTTGGTTTCTATCACATGGAAGTAAGTATGTATATTTACCGAGAAACCTTCATTTTAACGTTGATAGGAGTCTTTGTGGGATTTGGGTTAGGGAATATTTTAGCGACAGTTATTTTAAAAATGGTAGAAGTCGACTTTATGCTTTTCCCAACAACTATTTTACTGTCTAGTTATTTTTATTCTTCTATATTAACCATATTATTTTCTGTTATTGTAATGGTAATTATGCATTACAAATTAAAACAAGTAGATATGATCGAAGCACTAAAATCCGTTGAATAA
- a CDS encoding branched-chain amino acid ABC transporter permease — protein MKQFNKNNLGWLILTAVAGVLLYIGVSTRTISAFHQITLMTILINIILAVGLNLVIGFSGQFSLGHAGFMAIGAYSGAIVGDKVDGIAGFLLGLLVGVIIAMVVALIVGIPTLRLKGDYLAIATLGVSEIIRIIIINIPDITNGARGITGISFPFSSNTSFIMTTFVILVISTIVTVNFIKSSPGRATISIREDEIAAESMGVNTTLYKVIAFMIGAATASVAGSLYGSFFSVINPSDFTFQRSVDVLIIVVFGGIGSVTGTFVAAVVLGILNTSLQSFGEMRMIIYALALIAIMVFRPGGLLGTREFTMSGLLNRKKRQTATDKEAGE, from the coding sequence GTGAAACAATTTAATAAAAATAACCTTGGTTGGCTTATCCTCACGGCAGTTGCAGGTGTGCTTTTATATATTGGTGTCAGCACAAGAACGATTTCTGCTTTTCACCAGATCACATTAATGACCATTCTGATTAACATTATTTTAGCAGTTGGCTTGAACTTGGTTATTGGTTTTTCAGGACAATTTTCACTGGGGCACGCTGGTTTTATGGCAATTGGTGCTTATAGTGGAGCGATTGTAGGCGATAAAGTCGACGGAATTGCCGGTTTCCTTTTAGGACTCCTGGTGGGTGTGATTATAGCGATGGTTGTTGCTTTGATCGTAGGAATTCCCACTTTACGTCTGAAAGGTGATTATTTAGCGATTGCAACCTTGGGAGTTTCAGAGATTATTCGAATTATTATCATCAACATCCCTGACATTACTAATGGAGCACGTGGAATTACTGGTATTTCATTTCCTTTTTCATCAAATACAAGTTTTATCATGACTACTTTTGTAATATTAGTCATTTCTACGATTGTCACGGTGAATTTCATAAAGAGCAGCCCGGGGCGTGCAACGATTTCGATTCGTGAAGATGAGATTGCTGCAGAGTCAATGGGAGTCAATACGACTTTATACAAAGTAATTGCATTTATGATTGGTGCTGCTACAGCAAGTGTTGCAGGGTCTTTGTATGGTTCATTCTTTAGTGTTATTAATCCAAGTGATTTTACATTCCAACGTTCTGTTGATGTTTTGATTATTGTGGTATTCGGCGGGATTGGTAGTGTTACAGGTACATTTGTAGCTGCTGTCGTATTGGGGATTTTAAATACATCTCTGCAATCGTTTGGAGAGATGCGGATGATTATTTATGCATTGGCATTGATTGCGATTATGGTGTTTCGTCCCGGCGGATTACTGGGAACGAGAGAATTTACTATGTCTGGATTACTGAATAGAAAAAAACGCCAAACGGCAACTGATAAGGAGGCGGGAGAATGA